In Trifolium pratense cultivar HEN17-A07 linkage group LG7, ARS_RC_1.1, whole genome shotgun sequence, a genomic segment contains:
- the LOC123895166 gene encoding 40S ribosomal protein S20-2-like — protein MAYAAPKPTKVGLEESQEQIHKIRITLSSKHVKNLEKVCADLVRGAKDKHLRVKGPVRMPTKVLHITTRKSPCGEGTNTWDRFELRVHKRVIDLYSSPDVVKQITSITIEPGVEVEVTIADA, from the exons ATGGCTTACGCTGCTCCGAAACCCACAAAGGTTGGATTGGAAGAGTCTCAGGAGCAGATCCACAAGATTAGGATCACTCTCTCCTCGAAACATGTCAAAAATCTCGAGAAGG TTTGCGCTGATTTGGTTCGTGGTGCGAAGGACAAACATCTTAGAGTCAAGGGACCTGTCAGGATGCCTACTAAAGTTCTTCACATCACTACAAGGAAGTCCCCTTGTGGTGAAG GTACCAACACTTGGGATAGGTTTGAACTCCGTGTGCACAAGAGAGTCATTGACCTTTACAGTTCCCCAGATGTGGTTAAGCAAATTACCTCCATCACCATTGAACCTGgtgttgaggttgaggtgacaATTGCAGATGCTTGA